The following proteins are encoded in a genomic region of Paenibacillus sp. FSL H3-0469:
- a CDS encoding DUF1540 domain-containing protein → MAKDVLCAVNSCTYWAEENKCNAESIFVAYHSSKQPTQSEETDCKTFESK, encoded by the coding sequence ATGGCAAAAGACGTATTGTGCGCAGTTAATTCTTGCACCTACTGGGCTGAAGAAAACAAATGCAACGCTGAATCCATCTTCGTTGCTTACCACAGCTCCAAGCAGCCTACACAATCTGAGGAAACAGATTGCAAAACCTTCGAAAGCAAATAA